A single window of Synechococcus sp. C9 DNA harbors:
- the psbU gene encoding photosystem II complex extrinsic protein PsbU: MKGLWRGLCWFGVAVALWLGLSQPVWAMAKTERSGLNQVDAKLASPFGKKIDLNNTNVSAFRKYRGMYPTIAKLVVANAPYEKVEDVLKIPGLTPQQKEILQSHLEDFTLTEPEASLVLDRINNGIYR, translated from the coding sequence ATGAAAGGTCTGTGGCGAGGGTTGTGCTGGTTCGGGGTGGCGGTGGCGCTCTGGTTGGGGCTGAGCCAGCCGGTGTGGGCAATGGCAAAGACGGAGCGTTCCGGGTTGAACCAGGTGGATGCGAAGTTGGCTTCCCCCTTTGGGAAAAAAATTGACCTGAATAATACGAATGTGAGTGCCTTTCGCAAATATCGGGGGATGTACCCGACCATTGCCAAGTTGGTGGTGGCGAATGCCCCTTACGAAAAGGTGGAGGATGTGTTGAAGATTCCCGGTTTAACGCCCCAACAAAAGGAAATTCTCCAATCCCACCTGGAGGATTTCACCTTGACGGAGCCGGAGGCTTCCCTAGTGCTGGACCGGATCAACAACGGGATTTATCGCTAG
- the folD gene encoding bifunctional methylenetetrahydrofolate dehydrogenase/methenyltetrahydrofolate cyclohydrolase FolD → MTAQILDGKALAQRLKAELRDWLAGVTPKVGRPPGLAVIWVGENPASAAYVGQKQKSCAQVGIASFGGQFPASTSQKELTQLIHQFNQDERVDGILVQLPLPDHLDSTELLHTIHPDKDVDGLHPVNLGKLLRGEPGLQSCTPAGVMRLLGHYQIPLAGKQAVVLGRSILVGKPLGLLLLAADATVTFAHSRTPNVAALTRQADILISAVGRVGFITPAMVKPGAVVVDVGINRTPTGLVGDVDFAGVKAVAGWLTPVPGGVGAMTVAQLLLNTVQSYCQRQGLVLPRFSG, encoded by the coding sequence ATGACCGCCCAAATCCTCGACGGTAAAGCCCTGGCGCAACGGCTGAAGGCAGAATTGCGGGATTGGCTCGCTGGGGTAACGCCAAAGGTGGGTCGTCCGCCGGGGTTGGCGGTGATTTGGGTGGGGGAGAATCCCGCCAGTGCCGCCTATGTGGGGCAAAAGCAAAAATCCTGTGCCCAGGTGGGGATCGCCAGCTTCGGGGGACAATTTCCCGCCAGCACCAGCCAAAAGGAGTTAACCCAACTCATTCACCAGTTCAACCAGGACGAGCGGGTGGATGGAATTTTGGTGCAGTTGCCCCTGCCAGACCACTTGGATAGTACAGAGTTATTACATACCATTCATCCAGACAAAGATGTGGATGGCTTGCATCCGGTGAATTTGGGGAAATTGCTCCGGGGGGAACCGGGTCTGCAAAGTTGTACACCTGCGGGGGTGATGCGGTTGCTGGGGCATTACCAAATTCCCCTGGCGGGCAAACAGGCGGTGGTGCTGGGGCGCAGTATCCTGGTGGGGAAACCCTTGGGTTTGTTGCTGTTAGCCGCCGATGCGACGGTGACCTTTGCCCATTCCCGTACCCCGAATGTGGCGGCGTTGACCCGGCAGGCGGATATTCTCATCAGTGCGGTGGGGCGGGTGGGGTTCATTACCCCGGCGATGGTTAAACCGGGGGCGGTGGTGGTGGATGTGGGAATCAATCGCACCCCAACGGGGCTGGTGGGGGATGTGGATTTTGCGGGGGTCAAGGCGGTGGCGGGCTGGTTAACCCCGGTGCCGGGGGGGGTGGGGGCGATGACCGTGGCGCAGTTACTGCTCAATACGGTGCAAAGTTACTGCCAACGACAAGGATTGGTACTGCCCAGGTTTTCCGGCTAA
- a CDS encoding pentapeptide repeat-containing protein, with protein sequence MTNPTDAQQLLQQYQQGERNFAGVELCNADLTGAWLSGVNLQGAVLSGAVLVGANLSGQLQGASLTGALLNRANLSGVDLRGASLIGANLQGVNLSGANLQGANLQGANLTFANLREANLTDANLNSANLAGANLKQANLRGADLNKARMVSADFSQATMPDGTVQA encoded by the coding sequence ATGACCAATCCCACGGATGCACAACAACTACTGCAACAATACCAGCAGGGGGAGCGCAATTTCGCCGGGGTGGAATTGTGTAATGCGGATTTGACCGGGGCTTGGCTCTCCGGGGTCAACCTCCAAGGGGCGGTGCTCAGCGGGGCGGTCTTGGTGGGTGCCAACCTGAGCGGTCAACTCCAGGGTGCCAGTCTGACGGGGGCACTGCTCAACCGTGCCAATTTGAGCGGCGTGGATTTGCGGGGGGCTTCCCTCATTGGTGCCAATTTACAGGGGGTGAATCTCAGCGGTGCCAATTTACAGGGAGCCAATTTACAGGGAGCCAACCTCACCTTTGCCAATCTCCGGGAAGCCAATTTGACGGATGCGAATTTGAACTCTGCTAATTTAGCCGGGGCGAACCTGAAACAGGCGAATTTACGGGGTGCCGACCTCAATAAAGCCCGCATGGTCAGTGCCGATTTTAGCCAAGCCACCATGCCCGATGGCACCGTTCAGGCGTAG
- a CDS encoding NDP-sugar synthase has protein sequence MAYKAMILAAGKGTRVRPITYTIPKPMIPILERPVMEFLVDLLRRHGITQIMVNVSHLAHQIENYFRDGQRFGVQIAYSFEGRIVEGELIGEALGSAGGMKRIQEFNPFFDDTFVVLCGDALIDLDLTAAIRWHHHRQSLATIITKSVPLEVVSNYGVVVTDEHYRIRSFQEKPRQEEALSTQINTGIYIFEPEIFEYIPSGEVYDLGSQLFPRLVELGVPFYALPMQFEWIDIGQVPDYWRTVQMVLQGQVPHVPIPGQQIRPGIYTGLNVAADWTKIHVQPPVYIGGMTRIEPGVTIIGPAMIGPNCRLGQNSCVERSIIFEYSRLGNGVHLKDKLVFGRYCVDKSGATIDLQKAALDWLITDARCEVPPGVGTGTHL, from the coding sequence ATGGCTTACAAAGCAATGATTTTAGCCGCCGGGAAAGGCACCCGGGTACGCCCAATTACCTACACCATTCCCAAGCCCATGATTCCGATTTTGGAACGCCCGGTGATGGAATTTTTAGTGGATTTATTGCGGCGGCATGGCATCACCCAAATCATGGTGAATGTGAGTCATTTGGCACATCAAATTGAAAATTATTTCCGGGATGGGCAACGGTTTGGGGTACAGATTGCCTATTCCTTTGAGGGGCGGATTGTTGAGGGGGAATTGATCGGCGAAGCCCTGGGTTCCGCCGGGGGGATGAAACGGATTCAAGAATTTAATCCCTTTTTTGATGACACCTTTGTCGTGCTGTGTGGGGATGCGTTGATTGATTTAGATTTAACAGCGGCAATTCGTTGGCACCATCACCGGCAATCCCTGGCGACGATTATTACCAAATCCGTACCCCTAGAGGTAGTTTCCAATTATGGGGTGGTGGTCACGGATGAACATTATCGCATTCGTTCCTTCCAGGAAAAACCCCGCCAGGAGGAAGCCCTCAGTACGCAAATCAATACGGGAATTTATATTTTTGAGCCGGAAATTTTTGAGTATATCCCCAGTGGAGAAGTATATGATTTGGGCAGTCAATTATTTCCCCGCCTGGTGGAATTAGGCGTACCTTTTTATGCCCTACCGATGCAATTTGAATGGATTGATATTGGGCAAGTCCCAGACTATTGGCGCACCGTCCAGATGGTTTTGCAAGGGCAAGTTCCCCATGTACCGATTCCGGGGCAACAAATTCGTCCGGGCATTTATACGGGGTTGAATGTCGCCGCCGATTGGACAAAAATTCATGTGCAACCCCCGGTTTACATTGGGGGGATGACCCGCATTGAACCCGGTGTGACCATTATTGGTCCAGCCATGATTGGTCCCAATTGCCGTTTGGGGCAAAATTCCTGTGTGGAACGCAGTATTATTTTTGAATATTCTCGCCTGGGAAACGGGGTGCATTTGAAGGATAAACTGGTATTTGGGCGGTATTGTGTGGACAAAAGCGGGGCAACCATTGATTTACAAAAAGCGGCTTTGGATTGGCTGATTACCGATGCTCGTTGCGAAGTACCGCCGGGGGTGGGGACAGGAACGCATTTATAG
- the argS gene encoding arginine--tRNA ligase → MLTPGKQLNQHLTAVIRTFLSQPEWHPSEPLIVPASHPQFGDFQSNIALTLAKKLNQKPRDLAAQLLQNVHLEELCEPPTIAGPGFMNFTLKPTYIQSWLTQQIQDPRCGVPLVDEPETIIVDFSSPNIAKEMHVGHLRSTIIGDCLARLFEFQGHRVLRLNHVGDWGTQFGMLIAYLREAYPEFFTQNQEIDLGDLVSFYRQAKQRFDGDETFQEQARQIVVKLQAGDPELLSAWRFLCDLSRREFQQIYDLLDVQLTERGESFYNPFLPEIVQELKEKNLAVLDQGAWCVFLEGFVNTDGSPLPLIIQKSDGGYNYATTDLAALRYRVQQDGAQRIIYVTDVGQSQHFAQVFQVAKKAGWVTEKVQCIHVPFGLVLGEDGKKFRTRSGETVRLKDLLEEAIRRAEQDMQARLQAEQRQESPEFMHNLARVIGISAVKYADLSQNRLSNYSFSYDKMLALQGNTAPYLLYAYVRVQGIARKGAIDFEQFVPEFVLSTQPEFMLAKHLMQFPDGVEQLGQDLFPNRLSNYLFELSQKFNQFYDQCPILSAPDPERTSRLGLAHLTAKVLKLGLSLLGIPVVERM, encoded by the coding sequence ATGCTCACTCCGGGGAAACAACTCAATCAACATTTAACGGCGGTCATTCGCACTTTTTTAAGCCAGCCAGAGTGGCATCCCAGTGAACCCTTGATTGTCCCCGCCAGCCATCCGCAATTTGGGGATTTTCAGTCCAATATAGCTCTGACTTTAGCGAAAAAACTCAACCAAAAACCCCGGGATTTAGCCGCCCAATTACTCCAAAATGTTCACCTAGAAGAACTGTGTGAACCGCCCACGATTGCGGGACCAGGATTTATGAATTTCACCCTGAAACCCACCTACATCCAATCCTGGTTGACCCAACAGATTCAAGACCCCCGGTGCGGTGTACCCCTGGTGGATGAACCGGAAACGATTATTGTGGATTTTTCCAGCCCCAATATTGCCAAAGAAATGCACGTAGGACATCTGCGTTCCACGATTATTGGAGATTGCCTCGCCCGGTTATTTGAATTTCAAGGACATCGGGTGTTGCGTCTCAATCATGTGGGGGATTGGGGCACCCAATTTGGGATGTTGATTGCCTACCTACGGGAAGCCTACCCGGAATTTTTTACCCAAAACCAGGAGATTGATTTAGGGGATTTGGTGAGTTTTTATCGGCAGGCAAAACAACGCTTTGATGGGGATGAAACTTTTCAGGAACAGGCTCGCCAGATTGTGGTCAAATTGCAAGCCGGTGACCCGGAATTGCTCAGTGCTTGGCGATTTTTGTGTGATCTATCCCGCCGGGAGTTTCAGCAGATTTATGACCTTTTAGATGTGCAATTAACCGAGCGGGGGGAATCGTTTTATAATCCGTTTTTACCGGAAATTGTCCAGGAGTTAAAAGAAAAAAATTTAGCGGTTTTAGACCAGGGGGCATGGTGTGTCTTTTTGGAGGGGTTTGTGAATACGGATGGCAGTCCTTTGCCGTTAATTATTCAAAAATCGGATGGGGGTTACAACTACGCCACGACGGATTTAGCCGCCCTGCGTTACCGGGTGCAACAGGACGGGGCACAGCGGATTATTTACGTGACGGATGTGGGGCAAAGTCAGCATTTTGCTCAGGTGTTTCAGGTGGCGAAAAAAGCGGGTTGGGTAACCGAAAAGGTGCAATGTATTCATGTGCCGTTTGGATTAGTTTTAGGGGAAGATGGCAAAAAATTTCGCACTCGCTCTGGGGAAACGGTGCGCTTAAAAGATTTACTAGAAGAAGCGATCCGCAGGGCAGAACAGGATATGCAAGCCCGTTTACAGGCGGAACAACGGCAGGAATCCCCGGAATTTATGCACAATTTGGCACGGGTGATCGGCATTAGTGCGGTGAAGTATGCGGATTTGAGCCAAAATCGCTTGAGTAATTACAGTTTTAGCTACGATAAAATGCTGGCGTTACAGGGGAATACGGCACCCTATTTGCTCTATGCCTATGTGCGGGTGCAGGGGATTGCCCGCAAGGGAGCGATTGATTTTGAGCAATTTGTCCCGGAATTTGTTTTATCTACCCAACCCGAATTCATGTTAGCCAAACATTTGATGCAATTTCCCGATGGCGTGGAACAACTCGGGCAGGATTTATTCCCCAATCGCCTGAGCAATTATTTATTTGAACTCAGCCAAAAATTCAATCAATTCTACGACCAATGCCCGATTTTATCCGCCCCTGACCCGGAACGCACCTCCCGCTTGGGGTTAGCCCATCTGACCGCCAAGGTGTTGAAATTGGGTTTATCCTTATTAGGGATTCCGGTGGTGGAACGGATGTGA
- a CDS encoding tetratricopeptide repeat protein yields MKRHNYLLWGIGLGLGIGLILTPAAFAQTANPANVETLLQRAVERGQRGDFEAAIFELNQAIKLAPNNATAFTLRGVAYTNLGNAKQALEDFTKAIQLAPKSAASYGYRGIVRRQLQDLPGALADVNEAIKLEGKNPGLYSFRGALHADSGDRAKAISDFQQAAKLFSERGDTEGVKEMQEFIAILEKQPATPTPAPQKPATQAAPLKPTQPK; encoded by the coding sequence ATGAAACGGCACAATTACTTACTTTGGGGCATCGGTTTGGGTTTGGGGATCGGACTCATCCTGACCCCGGCGGCGTTTGCCCAGACAGCTAATCCAGCCAATGTGGAAACCCTACTGCAAAGAGCGGTGGAGCGGGGACAGCGGGGGGATTTTGAGGCGGCGATTTTTGAATTAAATCAGGCAATTAAATTAGCCCCCAATAATGCTACAGCCTTTACTTTGCGGGGGGTGGCGTACACCAATTTGGGCAATGCCAAACAGGCGTTGGAGGACTTTACCAAAGCGATTCAATTGGCACCCAAATCGGCGGCTTCCTATGGCTATCGGGGCATTGTGCGGCGGCAATTGCAGGATTTACCAGGGGCGCTGGCGGATGTGAATGAGGCGATTAAATTAGAGGGCAAAAATCCGGGTCTTTATTCCTTCCGGGGGGCCCTCCATGCGGACAGCGGCGACCGAGCCAAGGCGATCAGTGATTTTCAACAGGCGGCGAAATTATTCAGCGAACGGGGGGACACGGAAGGGGTGAAGGAAATGCAGGAATTTATTGCCATTTTGGAAAAACAACCCGCCACACCCACGCCTGCTCCCCAAAAACCCGCTACCCAAGCGGCTCCCCTCAAGCCCACCCAACCCAAGTAG
- a CDS encoding lysophospholipid acyltransferase family protein produces MPAREPWPGLVLYHLFKWPVVAPTFWWYLRGRVEGFEYVPRRGAFVAVCNHASDFDPPLVSCALGRPVAYMAKAELFQVPVLATLIRWYGAFPVQRGTSDRQAIQAALTALRQGWATGIFLSGTRTPDGRVTEPKLGAALIAAKAQVPLLPVMLWGTQHIRPPGCRWPRSTPVTIRIAPPVAPPADTQREHLTQVTWDCCRILNQLHDQGR; encoded by the coding sequence GTGCCCGCCCGGGAACCTTGGCCAGGGCTGGTGCTGTACCACCTGTTCAAGTGGCCGGTGGTGGCTCCCACCTTTTGGTGGTATCTGCGGGGGCGGGTGGAGGGATTCGAGTATGTGCCCCGGCGGGGGGCTTTTGTGGCCGTATGTAATCACGCCAGCGATTTTGACCCCCCCCTCGTCTCCTGCGCCCTGGGTCGTCCGGTAGCCTACATGGCCAAGGCGGAACTTTTTCAGGTGCCAGTGCTGGCGACCCTCATTCGTTGGTACGGGGCGTTTCCTGTCCAGCGGGGCACTTCCGACCGACAGGCGATCCAGGCGGCCTTGACCGCTCTGCGCCAGGGCTGGGCAACGGGCATTTTTTTATCCGGCACCCGCACCCCCGATGGCCGGGTCACGGAACCCAAATTGGGAGCAGCCCTGATTGCGGCCAAAGCCCAGGTTCCCCTCCTGCCGGTGATGCTCTGGGGCACCCAACACATTCGCCCCCCCGGTTGCCGTTGGCCCCGCTCCACCCCCGTCACCATCCGCATTGCCCCCCCGGTGGCTCCCCCAGCCGATACCCAGCGGGAACACCTCACCCAAGTCACCTGGGACTGTTGCCGGATTTTGAACCAACTGCACGACCAGGGACGTTAA
- the glgB gene encoding 1,4-alpha-glucan branching enzyme gives MTLLLSQEQVDLLVRNQHHDPFAVLGPHPVECDGQTQWHIRAYLPHAEAAWVVCPTLRQEFPMTPKQDPHLFECLLPMADLPNYQLRVKEGERERVFYDPYCFKTPKLTDFDLHLFGEGNHHRIYEKLGSHLTVMDGVSGVYFAVWAPNARNVSVIGDFNGWDGRLHQMRKGHTGIWELFIPELHEGTAYKYEIKNWEGHIYEKSDPFSFRQEVRPKTASIVTDLDRYTWGDQDWLEQRRHQDALTQPIAVYEVHLGSWLHRAFDTPTPDQTEPVAVSEWNPGARYLTYRELAHELIPYVKAMGFTHVELLPVADYPFDGSWGYQVVSYYAATSRYGSPQDFMYFVDQCHQNGIGVIVDWVPGHFPKDGHGLAFFDGTHLYEYSDPRKGEHKEWGTLVFDYGRPEVRNFLVANALFWFDKYHIDGIRVDAVASMIYLDYGRREGEWVTNQYGGREHIEAVDFLRQVNHVIFSYFPGILSIAEESTAWPMVSWPTYVGGLGFNLKWNMGWMHDTLDYFRMDPWFRQFHQNNITFGIWYAFSENFMLALSHDEVVHGKASLLSKMPGDEWQKFANMRALFAYMFTHPGKKTLFMGMEFGQWQEWNVWGDLEWHLLQYERHQTLKHYLTSLIHLYRQEPALYTQDFTLDGFEWIDCADNRHSVVSYIRYDKDRSNYLIVVCNFTPQPHAHYRIGVPEPGFYRELFNSDAREFGGSNMGNLGGKWTDEWGYHGRPCSLDLCLPPLGVMVFKLDRQKSQGVSGDA, from the coding sequence ATGACCCTACTTCTGAGTCAAGAGCAAGTGGATTTGTTGGTCCGCAACCAGCACCATGACCCCTTTGCGGTGCTCGGCCCCCATCCGGTGGAGTGCGACGGGCAGACCCAATGGCATATCCGGGCCTATCTGCCCCATGCGGAGGCGGCTTGGGTGGTTTGCCCGACCCTGCGGCAGGAATTTCCCATGACCCCCAAGCAGGACCCCCATCTGTTTGAATGTTTGTTGCCAATGGCGGATTTGCCCAATTACCAACTCCGGGTGAAGGAGGGGGAACGGGAGCGGGTTTTCTATGACCCCTACTGTTTCAAAACCCCGAAATTGACGGATTTTGACCTGCACCTATTTGGGGAGGGCAATCATCACCGGATTTATGAAAAGTTGGGGAGCCATCTGACGGTCATGGATGGGGTGAGTGGGGTGTATTTTGCGGTCTGGGCACCCAATGCTCGCAACGTTTCCGTGATTGGGGATTTTAATGGTTGGGATGGGCGGCTCCACCAGATGCGGAAAGGCCATACGGGCATTTGGGAATTGTTCATCCCGGAGTTGCATGAAGGCACGGCTTATAAATACGAAATCAAAAATTGGGAAGGGCATATTTACGAAAAATCCGACCCCTTTAGTTTCCGGCAGGAAGTCCGCCCGAAAACCGCTTCCATTGTCACGGATTTAGACCGCTACACCTGGGGGGATCAGGACTGGTTGGAACAGCGGCGGCACCAGGATGCCTTGACCCAACCGATTGCGGTTTATGAGGTGCATTTGGGTTCCTGGTTACACCGGGCGTTTGATACACCGACACCGGATCAAACCGAGCCTGTGGCTGTTTCTGAATGGAACCCAGGTGCCCGTTATTTGACCTATCGGGAATTGGCCCATGAACTGATTCCCTATGTGAAAGCAATGGGTTTTACCCATGTGGAATTACTGCCGGTGGCGGACTATCCTTTTGATGGTTCCTGGGGCTATCAGGTGGTGAGTTATTATGCGGCGACATCCCGTTATGGTTCTCCCCAGGATTTCATGTATTTTGTGGATCAATGTCACCAAAATGGCATTGGGGTGATTGTGGATTGGGTGCCGGGGCACTTCCCGAAAGATGGGCATGGGTTGGCCTTTTTTGATGGGACGCACCTCTACGAATACAGCGACCCCCGCAAGGGCGAACACAAGGAATGGGGCACCTTGGTCTTTGATTATGGCCGCCCGGAGGTGCGAAATTTCCTGGTCGCCAATGCCCTATTTTGGTTTGATAAATACCACATTGATGGGATTCGGGTGGATGCGGTGGCTTCGATGATTTATTTGGACTACGGTCGCCGGGAAGGGGAATGGGTCACCAATCAATATGGGGGCAGGGAACACATTGAAGCGGTGGATTTTTTGCGCCAGGTAAACCACGTGATTTTTAGTTATTTCCCTGGCATTTTATCCATTGCCGAAGAATCTACGGCTTGGCCGATGGTGTCCTGGCCGACCTATGTGGGGGGATTGGGTTTTAATCTGAAATGGAACATGGGTTGGATGCACGATACCCTGGATTATTTCCGCATGGACCCCTGGTTTCGTCAATTCCACCAAAACAATATCACCTTTGGCATTTGGTATGCGTTTAGCGAGAATTTTATGCTGGCCCTTTCCCACGATGAGGTAGTGCATGGCAAGGCCAGTTTGTTGTCCAAAATGCCGGGGGATGAGTGGCAAAAATTTGCCAATATGCGGGCTTTATTTGCCTATATGTTCACCCATCCGGGGAAGAAAACCCTATTTATGGGCATGGAGTTTGGGCAGTGGCAGGAATGGAATGTGTGGGGGGATTTGGAGTGGCATTTGCTCCAGTATGAACGCCATCAAACCTTGAAGCACTATCTCACGAGTTTAATCCATTTATACCGCCAGGAGCCGGCACTTTACACGCAGGATTTCACCTTGGATGGATTTGAGTGGATTGATTGTGCGGACAATCGCCATAGTGTGGTGTCCTATATTCGCTACGACAAAGACCGGAGCAATTATTTAATTGTGGTGTGCAATTTCACGCCCCAACCCCACGCCCACTACCGGATTGGGGTGCCGGAACCGGGTTTTTATCGGGAGTTATTTAACAGCGATGCCCGGGAATTTGGCGGCTCTAATATGGGGAATTTGGGGGGCAAATGGACGGATGAATGGGGCTATCACGGGCGACCCTGTTCTCTGGATTTGTGTTTGCCGCCCTTGGGGGTGATGGTCTTCAAGCTCGACCGGCAGAAGTCCCAGGGGGTGTCCGGGGATGCTTGA
- a CDS encoding COP23 domain-containing protein → MWSTHHLRGGLVGLALLVGTASFAPGAQANPKKLSFYCGTSQGSPATLAKSGSRVVPIIRWSSDAFSDSGFSPERRCQEVSKRFQTYYDDGSLSFITTGRMNGQNVVCVARSHGGPCAGLLFTLKPGANPTQAINQLFNIRTRASGPLNETTARPYIDFEEFLTGDDTPEPTP, encoded by the coding sequence ATGTGGAGTACACACCATTTACGGGGTGGGTTGGTCGGTTTGGCTTTGTTGGTCGGGACAGCGAGTTTTGCCCCTGGGGCACAGGCCAACCCCAAAAAACTGAGTTTTTACTGCGGCACCAGCCAAGGTTCCCCGGCGACTTTGGCCAAATCCGGCAGTCGGGTCGTGCCGATCATCCGTTGGAGTTCCGATGCCTTTAGCGACAGCGGCTTTTCCCCCGAACGCCGGTGCCAAGAGGTGTCCAAACGCTTCCAAACCTACTACGACGATGGCAGTTTGAGTTTCATTACCACCGGGCGGATGAACGGCCAGAACGTGGTCTGTGTGGCCCGGAGCCATGGGGGTCCCTGCGCGGGGTTACTCTTTACCCTCAAACCTGGCGCCAACCCCACCCAAGCCATCAACCAGTTGTTCAACATCCGCACCCGTGCCTCCGGCCCGCTCAACGAAACCACCGCCCGTCCCTACATTGACTTCGAGGAATTTCTCACCGGCGACGACACCCCCGAACCCACCCCGTAA
- a CDS encoding serine protease encodes MKFSIRWLGLLGVALLAGLGLWEWYLARPRRPAVPQLSEALLNRLARSVTVKVLVGQNWGSGVLVARQGQTYTLVTNHHVLEGDSRATTYQVRTPDGRLHPVQTPARIAPNGADVAALRFTSDQPYPVLCSQPQLPAVGDPVFAAGFPFPTEGQADPGLVFTTGQVQLILPQSLEGGYRLGYTNPIEKGMSGGPVLNRHGRLVGLNGVHQNPLWGDPYRYASGAVPPPELRAQLGDYSWAIPVLQVWQGLGMTAPPCPETP; translated from the coding sequence TTGAAATTTTCCATCCGCTGGCTGGGACTGTTGGGGGTCGCCCTCCTGGCAGGTCTCGGGCTGTGGGAATGGTACCTGGCCCGTCCCCGTCGCCCAGCCGTACCCCAGTTGTCAGAAGCCCTGCTCAACCGCCTCGCCCGTAGCGTCACCGTCAAGGTACTGGTGGGACAAAATTGGGGTTCCGGGGTATTAGTCGCTCGGCAAGGGCAAACCTACACCCTGGTCACCAATCACCATGTCCTGGAGGGGGACAGCCGGGCCACCACCTACCAAGTGCGTACCCCCGATGGCCGCCTGCACCCCGTCCAAACCCCCGCCCGCATTGCCCCCAACGGAGCGGATGTGGCCGCCCTGCGCTTCACCAGCGACCAGCCCTATCCCGTCCTCTGTAGCCAACCCCAACTACCGGCGGTGGGTGACCCGGTATTTGCCGCAGGGTTCCCCTTTCCCACCGAGGGACAAGCCGACCCTGGTTTGGTCTTTACCACGGGACAGGTACAGCTGATTTTGCCCCAATCCCTGGAGGGCGGCTACCGGCTGGGCTACACCAACCCGATTGAGAAAGGCATGAGCGGCGGCCCGGTTTTGAATCGCCATGGCCGTTTGGTGGGCTTGAATGGGGTACACCAAAACCCCCTCTGGGGCGACCCCTACCGTTACGCCAGCGGTGCGGTGCCCCCCCCGGAACTGCGCGCGCAACTGGGGGATTACAGTTGGGCCATCCCCGTCCTGCAGGTGTGGCAAGGCTTGGGAATGACCGCTCCCCCCTGCCCAGAAACGCCATGA
- a CDS encoding photosystem II manganese-stabilizing polypeptide, translating into MGYRALLAVLLMCCLTLVTACAPAVGTTAEGLTYDQIKSLSYDQVKGTGLANKCPQLSDFARGSLSLNPEQKYRITDLCLEPTSYFVKEEPVNKRQEATFVPAKLLTRATSSIDAVEADLEVAPDGVLTLKEKDGIDFQAITVQLPGGERVPFLFTIKELVAKTPPGPTVINTSTDFSGTFQVPSYRSALFLDPKGRGLATGYDNAVALPAQADDARLGGANVKTVEIEAGHLSLQVAQVDGSTGEIAGTFESEQPSDTDLGAREPLDVKIRGIFYARVRPAA; encoded by the coding sequence ATGGGGTATCGTGCATTACTCGCTGTATTGCTCATGTGCTGTCTGACTCTGGTTACTGCCTGTGCCCCAGCCGTGGGCACCACCGCCGAAGGGCTGACCTATGACCAGATCAAGAGTCTCTCCTACGACCAGGTGAAGGGAACGGGTTTAGCCAACAAATGTCCCCAGCTCAGTGATTTCGCCCGAGGCTCCCTCAGCCTCAACCCGGAGCAAAAGTATCGGATCACCGATTTGTGTTTGGAACCCACCAGTTATTTCGTTAAGGAAGAACCGGTCAATAAACGTCAGGAAGCCACCTTTGTCCCCGCCAAACTCCTGACCCGCGCCACCTCCTCGATTGATGCGGTGGAGGCGGATTTGGAAGTTGCCCCGGATGGGGTGCTGACCCTGAAGGAAAAAGATGGCATTGATTTCCAAGCCATCACTGTGCAGTTGCCCGGGGGGGAGCGGGTGCCCTTCCTGTTCACCATCAAGGAATTGGTGGCGAAAACCCCACCCGGCCCAACGGTGATCAACACCTCCACGGATTTTTCCGGTACCTTCCAGGTACCCTCCTACCGCTCGGCCCTGTTTCTGGACCCCAAGGGACGGGGGTTAGCCACGGGCTATGACAATGCGGTGGCTTTGCCTGCCCAAGCGGACGATGCCCGGTTGGGGGGTGCCAATGTCAAGACCGTAGAAATCGAGGCAGGCCATTTATCCCTCCAGGTCGCCCAGGTGGACGGCAGTACGGGGGAAATCGCTGGCACCTTTGAGAGTGAACAACCCTCGGATACGGATTTGGGTGCCCGGGAACCCCTGGATGTGAAAATTCGGGGCATCTTCTACGCCCGGGTACGCCCCGCCGCCTGA